One Pongo pygmaeus isolate AG05252 chromosome 10, NHGRI_mPonPyg2-v2.0_pri, whole genome shotgun sequence genomic window carries:
- the ASCL4 gene encoding LOW QUALITY PROTEIN: achaete-scute homolog 4 (The sequence of the model RefSeq protein was modified relative to this genomic sequence to represent the inferred CDS: inserted 1 base in 1 codon) encodes MMEMRKPAELLALPYSLRTASLGVPGTLPGLPRRDPLRVALRLDAACWEWARSGCARRRQYLPLPLGGAFEPAFLRKRNERERQRVRCVNEGYARLRDHLPREQADKRLSKVETLRAAIGYIKHLQELLERQARGLEGAAGAVPQRRAECNSDGESKASSXPSPSSEPEEGGS; translated from the exons ATGATGGAGATGCGTAAACCGGCGGAACTGCTGGCCTTGCCATACTCACTGCGCACCGCGTCCCTGGGCGTTCCGGGGACGCTGCCCGGACTCCCGCGGAGGGACCCCCTCAGGGTCGCCCTGCGTCTGGACGCCGCGTGCTGGGAGTGGGCGCGCAGCGGCTGCGCACGGAGACGGCAGTACCTGCCCCTGCCGCTGGGCGGCGCCTTCGAGCCCGCCTTCCTCCGCAAGCGCAACGAGCGCGAGCGGCAGCGGGTGCGCTGCGTGAACGAGGGCTATGCGCGCCTCCGAGACCACCTGCCCCGGGAGCAGGCAGACAAGCGCCTCAGCAAAGTGGAGACGCTCCGCGCTGCCATCGGCTACATCAAGCACCTGCAGGAGCTGCTGGAGCGCCAGGCCCGGGGGCTCGAGGGCGCGGCCGGCGCCGTCCCCCAGCGCAGGGCGGAATGCAACAGCGACGGGGAGTCCAAGGCCTCTT GGCCTTCGCCCAGCAGCGAGCCCGAGGAGGGGGGCAGCTAG